The halophilic archaeon DL31 nucleotide sequence TCGTAATATTCAGAGAGAGCCTCTGAGACAACAGTACGCAGGCAATCTTCAACTCCGGGCTCATTAATACTGGCTGAGGGGACAGTCGAGGGCGTAGCTGGAGAGACAGTACCAAAGAGATACCAGTAATACGGAATCTCGATGTCCAAATCTTGTTCGGCAGATTTGACGTCAATACGATAGAGGAGCTTGTGAAGCGACTTTTTCGGTAACGTATCTGCGGCCCCACGCTCGCGATTGAGGAGACGCAGAGTCGTTCCCAGGGCCTCGCGGTTCATTATATCCAATATCTACCGCTCGTTTTATAGAAGTACCGTCGGATCCCAGTAGACTATCCAACGACTGAGGGAAAAGTAATTCACACGAGACTTCCTTGTAACGAGATACAACGTGCCCATCTACAATCTATATAAAGAGCGGGAAGGGACGGCGCGACGCGGGGAGGACTATAAGGAAGTCGTCATCGAGTACATGGAAGGGCTAAATTACATGGTTGAGCTGGATTCAGCCTTCCACTCCACGCTTGACGATATTCAGTTTGTGAACAAAGCTACGGGCGATAAAGTGGTAGCCGAAGCGAAAGCGTATTCCACAGGCCTCAGCCCGAACGATTTTAGAGACGAACTCGCCCGGTATTTCCTCGAATACATCAAACAGCCCCAACCCCACCGTTTTGATTTCTATATTTTTACGGAGACACTCTCTAATGACCAGCTCTGGAAAGCCCTATTCGATCGAGATGTCACCGATAATCAGAAACTGGTCGACTTCTACGAAAAACTCAAAGACAGCGTCAACGACATTCGTCTTTAGCTAAGACTCACACCTCGGTTGCGTAGCGGTAGCGAGCGTCTCTTGTAATATCGGTCGTTGCTGGTGAATCTTCTGTGCGTCTTCGATCAGCCGCTCCAACAGCGGCGGTGGCGAGTAGCCGAGATACTCGCCGAGTTCGTGGAGGATGAGCTGGGCGTGCGACCGGAAGGTCGCCGCCCAGCGCTCCGGCGGAAACACGATCTCGTCGCCAGCCTGCTCAGTGACCAGTTCCAACAGCTCACGGCTCACCAGCAGTGACAGCAACGCTGCGTACAGTAAGATCTTCACTACGTCCTCGTTGCTTGTGTCGAACTCGTCCAGGTCGTACTGTGTCTTCAACTCACGGAACAGCAACTCAACTTCCCACCGACACCGGTATATCTGCGCTAAGTCTGCCGGAAAGAACTCCTCTCTCGACAGATTTGTCACGTACAGATGGTAGTCGTCGGCGTCCTCGTTGCGGACGCCGACGACGCGGAACCGCTTCGTATCTAGCGACCGCGTCCCGTTGTACGGCCCACGCTTGAACTCGACTTCGACCTCCACATCGATGTACGTCCGCGAGAGGTCATCGAGAACCTCTCGGAGCTGCTTGCCCTCTAAGGGAATGGCGCGCCCGCGCCATTCCCGTAATTCAGCCGTAATCACCGGATTTGCGTTCTGTTTGAGTCGGCTCACGAAGTAGCCGCCGTTCTCGTCAATCCGCGCAAACCGGCGGTACTTGAAGTACGCTAAGTCGAACAACACGAGGCGGTTCTCAAGCCACGACCCTGTCTTGAACAGCGTGCTATCGTGTGTTTTCTCGTCGGTAACATCGATCCGTTCAATCGTTTGGTCAGTAGCATTGTGGAGCAGGTGGAGCTTCGCTCCAGCCTGCTCCTCGTGGCGGGCTTCGTACTTCTCGGAGAGAAACTCGTGTAACCGCAACACCGTTCCATCGGCGATTATCACGTCCCTGAATCGGTTGATATCAGCGTCAACAGCATCGGGAACAGCGACCTCGTCGAGACCATGCTCGACGAGGTCGCGGAGGTACTCCGCGAGCGTCGGCGTCAACCGCTGATAGAACCCACCCGGTGAGATCGACTCGTCAGCTGTCGAGTTGTAGCTGCGTCGAAACCCTGCGAGTGTTCGGCTTTCGCCTGCGGCGAAGCCGAACACGAATGCCCAGATGAAAGCGGGAATCTGGAGCTTGCGGTCGCGTTCGACCACGCCGAGTTCCTCGGCGTGCTCTTCGAGGAACTCGGAGGGAAACAGTGTAGTGAGCCGACGCATAATTCGAGATGAGGAAGTCTGGTTGTACACAGACTCGACTTCCTCATTCCTCTCGAAAAGAAGCCTCGATAAGCTACCGCAGTACAGCGATTCATCTCCTAACTAAAGACGGATGACGTATTCGGCTTTGCTGACAAAGAGTATGTCTTGTGGGTCGAAACAGAACACTCTGAGCGATCTCTGCGTCTCCTGCACTGAGCGATTCGTGAGTTTCCTGTATTGACCGCTCAGAGTGATCGATCTACGTTATGAATGAGACAGGCGATGGTGAGTTCACGGAACTGCTTCCACCAGCGCCGTGACCGGACAAACGCCCCGTACTTCCGCTTGAGTGTTGAGTTGACAGTCTCGGATTGACTCCGCTGACCGTAGAGATCAGTGTCTAAGCGTACGTTCCATGCCTTATGGAGTGACGTGAACTCACGATGCTTGATCAGTGGTCGAACTTCGTGTTGCCGGGCGAGCCGCCTGATCTTCTGATCGTCGTACCCTTTGTCACCGAGCAAAACGTCAATATCGTCGGGATTGCGCTTGATCAACGACGGAGCGATCTGGCTATCGTGTTTCCGCGTCGTAGTTACGTGTAGATCGAGTATCGCGTTTACCTTCGCATCGACCAGTAACGTCACCTTGAGCTGCTGAATCGTGAGTTCAGCGCGTTTCGTGTAGTGTTTCGAAGCGTGACTGCGGTCGAACCCTGACGCATCAACACCAACAACGCCGCTTGTCGGAAGTAGTGTCGCTGAGAGAGTCAATATGACACGCCATACAGCCATATCAAGCCGGCTGAACGACTTACAAAGCGTTGAAGCAGTAGGAAGTTCGGCTAGCCCGAGAACACGACGGATGCGTGGCATCTCGATCAGTTCGTCAAGCAGACCACGGTAGGTCGTGTTCTTCCGAACTTTGAGACAGAGCAGAACAACGTGCTGCGGAAGTGTATAGCGGTGTTTAGAGAATTTCGAGGAGTACCGAGAGACCGCCCGGCGTGCCAGATGGATCGCCTTCTCAGTAAACCGGAGAATCTGCGACTTTGGGAGGGACTTCATCCCATAGAATTACACGGCGAACATGTACATCTCTGAGGATTTCAACAGAGCCATCTTCGTATGTACGGCCTCGAAGACGAGTATATAGATTCGACACTCAACGTTATCCCAGATCACCAGTTTACCGAGGTCAACGATCCATCATACACGACCGCAAGCGTGGTGACGGTTTCTGCCATTGCCGAACGTGCGACGCTCTGGGAGGGAGACAGACTCAGCATGATCTATGATTTCGGGACTCCCTCACACTACTACTGCATCGTCAAGGAGGTGTACAGTGGAGACGAGATTGAGAATTTTCTCAAGGAACGTGAGCCGATCGCTACGACCGAGACAGCCGCGATCATCGACGAGAAACGACCCTAGTAATGGCCACGAGCGGTCAGTTGTCCCGCTCTTTTTCACCCGACTCCTCAAACGCGTAATCAATGCCCGACTGTCCGTACTGTGAGCGATCCTTCGCGGACGAATCCGAGATCCGCAAGCATCTCTACGAAGACCACGAGTCCGACGAACTCGGTCGGATCGACACCAAGCGGGTTGAGCAGTACATCGACGATCACGACCTCGAAGAAAGCGACGATGCCACTCGTGCGCAGCAAGACACAGAGGAAACGGTAGGCATGACCCCGGCGACCGACCGCCAGTCGGATGAGCGGTGGGAGTTACATGACGTGCAGGCCCTGTCGACGGAGGAAATTCGGGACAAGCTTGCCGAGCACGGTATCGACACGACCGAAGCGTCGTTCCGTGACCGTGCGGCCGAGGTTGACTCCGCGATGGCACTTGCTGACCAGTGGGAAGACGATCACGATGTCGACGCGTCGGGGTACGATCAGGATTTCATCTGGATGGCGGCTGAAGTGTTCTGGAGCCGGTGGGCATCCGATCTCCCCTATCGGGAACGGATCTACGACCTGGTACAGGAAGGCCGAGAACTCCGTGAGCAGGGCAACGACGCCGAGGCTTGCCAGCAATGGCTGACTGCCTGGGAGACCATTATCGCCGTCACGCCGGAAGACATCACGACAATCGAGGCGGCTGATGATCACCTCCCGAATGTGCTCTCACTCGAACCATTCCTGCGGTCGGTCGACAACGACCTTGCCGCCCTGGCAGCGGACGATCCAACCTATCACGAGCGACGCCTCGAATTCTGTCGGGGGGTCTGTACCCAGTTTCCGGATGCACCTGACGAGCTACTCCTTGATTTCCGCCACTTCATCGCTGACTTGCTGACAGAGCTAGGACGACTGGACGAAAGCAGAAACGAGTTCGAGACGCTCATTCGAGACTATCCCGAAGATTCCTGGGCGTACAAGAAACTCGCAGATAGCTACTGGCGGGAGGGAGCTGACGAGCCAACAGCCGAGGATCTGGAACGCGCCGTGAAATTGTACGAACAGGCCCTAAACGCCGAAGGTTCTCTCGAACAACCATCAACTGTCTCTGAGCGGATCGACGAACTCGAACGCCGATTGGCTAACATGGACACGTCCGAGATGCAAGAGGAATAGGTGGCCTCTGTCAACTGATGCACACCGTGAGCCGTCGACATTCGTCATCAGACAATCCCATCCTCCATCTTAACCAACAGTATACAGATCTATCGGGCATTCGTTGGTTAACTTCGTCCAGCGACTCGGAGCCCTTCCACGGCCAGGATTCAGCGCGTCCTGCTTCGGTCAAGGAGTGGTTTCGGCCACCCCGAGCATCTTGAAGTCGGGATGAGTATTGGTCAGCATGACGCGGGCCGAGAAGGACGAGGAGCGAGAAGAGCGCATCGAGATGCGGATCATCGTCGATACCTACAGCCCTGAAGAGCAAGCGTGGGGATGGTGCGAGTATCTGGACGACACGATGGACTTCCCGTTCGAAGCACGCTGTGTCACCGAGCAAGAGGAGTCACCGCTGGAGGAAGGCGAAACAGTACGCGTAGTGGGGATGTCTCCGACAGATCCGACTCTCAGCCAAATGTTCGTGACGATAGAGTGGATGGACAGAACACTTGGCGTGCCACTGGAGCAACTGGAGCCGATCGAAGCCAGTAGTAAGACGGACCAAGCGATCGCAGACTGGCAGTACTGGCTCGATCGCTGACAACCGTAACTCCGAAACAATAGAACCACTCGCATCCGCAGAAGGACAGACGTACGCCTCCATGGAACCCGAGGAACCCACATATTGAATCCGGTCGGGGGTCTCTGTACCAACATCGAATGCAAGTCGAATTCGACGACGGGACGCTCCTGCTCCGTAATGCTCCTGACGATGTTCCCTATGGGGAGTGGGACGACCGCGTCGACGAGTACCGAACGCGAGCATATCGATATCGAGCCCTGCTCGAGTGGGCCGGTAAGTGGACGGACGGAAACGAGCAGGCAACGTTGCAAGAAGGCTTCGCTCACACTCTCGAAGACACCGCGCGGGCCTACCCCGATCTCGATCTCACGCAAGCGCTCCACATCGAACCGCGTGACTACCAGCAAGCGGCGCTCGACGCCTGGATCGACCACGATCGGCGAGGGAGTGTCGTACTCCCCACGGGCAGCGGGAAGACGTTCCTCGGGCTGCAGGCCATCGCCGACGCTGGCGTCAGTACTCTCGTCGTGACGCCGACGATTGACCTCATGAACCAGTGGCACGCCACGCTCACCAACGCCTTCGGCGACCAACTCACGGAACCGGTCGGCGTCCTCGGCGGCGGCAGCCACGACGTCACCGCGATCACCGTCACCACCTACGACAGCGCCTACCGCTACGTCAACGAGTACGGCGATCAGTTCGGCTTGCTCGTCGTCGACGAGGAACACCACCTGCCAGCCCCGACCTACCGGCAGATCCCCGAGATGATTATCGCCCCGTATCGCCTCGGGCTGACCGCCACCTACGAGCGGCCCGATGGTAAGCACGAACTTCTTGAGGACCTCCTCGGCCCGGTCGTCTACCGGAAGGACGTCGACGAACTCGCCGGCGAATACCTCAGCGAGTACGAAACGATCCACATGTCGGTCGACCTCACGGCTGACGAACGTGAGGAGTACGACGAGGAGTACCAGATCTATCGCGACTACGTCGACAGCCACGAGTTTGACCTCTGGAAAGAGGACGGCTACGCAGAGTTCCTCAAACGCACGTCCTACGACCCGCAAGGGCGGCGGGCGCTCATCGCCAAGCAACGTGCCGAGCGAATCGCCCGAACCGCCGAAAAGAAACTCGACACGCTCGACAACCTATTGAAACGTCATCACGATGATCGAACAATTATTTTCACCGCCAACAACGACTTCGCCTACGACATCTCCCGGGAGTTCATCGTCCCCTGTATCACTCACCAGACCAAGACCGACGAACGCACCGAAATCCTCGACCGCTTCCGGAGCGGGGAGTACTCGATGCTCGTCACGTCACAGGTGCTCGACGAGGGCATCGACGTCCCGGCGGCAAACGTCGGGATCATCCTCTCGGGGAGCGCCTCGAAACGCCAGTACGCGCAACGGCTTGGCCGCATCCTGCGACCCACGGACGACCGCCAGCCCGCGCGGCTCTACGAGATCATCACCGAGGATACGATGGAGACGTACGTCTCCCAACGCCGCCGGGAGGGGGTGGGTGCCAGTGCTGACGGCTGACCTCGCGCGGTCGCGCACGACCGACGAAACGATTACCCCGCTGTTCATCGATCCCGACGAGGAGCGCTACCAACAGACTGCTCGAGAACTCATCCAGCTGTTCGAGGCCCATCTCGGTGAGCCGAAAGGCGACCTCGAGGACGCGATTGACGAGCTGACCATCGCGGATACCGACTACAAGATCGTCCAAGGGCTGGCGAAACTCCTGAAAGACGAGTGTGAGTTCGAGGTCGTCGCCTCCGTCGAACCGCGTGAGATCCGCCGGCGACTCTTCGAGAAAGCCAACGAGCGCTATCCGATCGTCCGCCAGCCGACGCTGGGCGAGGACACACAGAAGCTGGAGGTGTACAGCGCGGTCGCCGACGACCTCGGGGTGTCGTTGGAAGAGTGCTATCGCGGGATGTACGCCGATCTCGAAGACAACAAACGACTCGTCCGAATCGGAACGCGGACGGCCGACCAGTACGCCAGTGATGACGATACGTCGACGTCGACGACCAACCTGACCGGCAGCAGCGACGCGGAGTATGAACACACGGGTCTCACCGTGGACTGGTTGGTGACCCGGTACAACCTCGCGCTCGCCCAGGCGGTGCTCTACGACGCCACAGAAATGCGGATTCGGGTGTGGGACCACTTCGGGACGGTGTTCAGTTACGTGAAGCTGTTCGGGTTGATGCATCGCATCTATCCGATCGACAGCGACGGTGAACGCGTCGCGAACACGGACCAAGCCGCCGGCTACGAGGCCGTACTGGACGGCCCGGCATCGCTATTCTCAAAGTCGCAGAAGTACGGGATTCGCATGGCGAACTTCCTGCCGGCATTGCCCCTCTGTGACCGCTGGGAGATGGTTGGTGAGATCCTCGTCGACGAGACGACCGGCGAGACCCGACAGTTCGCGCTCGACCCCACGGAGGATCTCGATTCACACTACAGCGCGGGCGACCAGTTCGATAGCGACGTCGAGCGGACGCTCGCCGATAAATGGGAGCGAGCGAATACGGACTGGAAGTTGGTGCGGGAAGACGATGTCTTCGACCTAGGTGCTGAGGTGATGATTCCCGACTTCGCGATCGAACATCCCGATGGCAGGCGTGCGATCCTCGAGATTGTCGGCTTCTGGACGCCCGAATATCTGGACGCGAAACTGGAGAAGATTCGAAAGGTGGAGGCCGACAATTTCGTGCTGGCTGTCTCGGAGCAACTGGATTGTGCGAGCGAGGAGTTCGGGAGCGCCGCCGATCGAGTGCTGTGGTTCAAAACGGGAATTCACGTCTACGATGTAGTCGATTTAGTTGAGCAATACGCGACAGGGATGTCACAGAGTGAAGAGCAGGCTTGAAAAATAGTGGATCAAGTAAGGATTTTAACTGTTACCGGTTTATTGGTAACTACCAGAAGCACGAAATGCTCGACCACACGGCGGCCCAGGTCCTCCTCGCCATCGAGAGTGGTGACTCCATCCGTTGTGTCGCGCAGCATCTCCACACACCGTACGAGACGGTGAGACAGGCCGTCAACCGACTCGAAGACGCAGGCTACGTCACCTATGACGAAGGGCTCTCAGTCGTCGACGAGCACGTCCGCGACGCTGCCCGCGAGCTCGTCGCTGCCAGCGCCGGCGTCAGTCCACCCTCCATCGAGGAGGCCTACGTCATCCCACAGTTCGGTGAGTGGCCATTCGCGTTTACGCGGGTCGACGCCGTCTACGTGTGGACCCAAGGCGGCTACCAAGTCAGCCGCGATCCCGACGATTACCCGATATTCATCGCTGTTCGCGAGCAGGACATCGACGCCTGGGAGACGTTCTTCGCACCCTTCGGGCTACCAACCGCCTTCGAGCGCCAGCCCAGCGACGAGATCGATGGTCGCCTGCAGATCGTTCTCGAGCCACGCCCCTCACTCGACATCGAGCACGTTGAAGGCTACCCGGTGATCCCGAGAGACGAGACGATCGAGTATATGCGTGAGAACTACGCCCAATTCCAGTCGGGGCTGGCGATGCTCGACCGGATGTACGAGGACCTCGACCTCGGCGTCACGTATCGGGAGACAGAACGGGCACAGACATAGCTTCCATAACCGAAGTGACGCGCTCATCGAACTGTTCGAGGAGCTCACGCAAGCGGGGCACGAGTACGTCCTTGTGGGGGGATACGCTGTCTCAGCGTCCAATGCTCGCTTCTCTACGGACCTCGATATCGTCGTCGCGCCGGACTCCAAGGCTGACTTCGTCGAGTTCATCGAGCACCGGGGCTTCGAAGAAACGGACAGCCACGCCAAGGAATCACTTCTGGTGTCACTCGGAGTCAGGATCATCATCGGCTTCATTGTCCTCGCTGTCGCCAGCGGGGTGTGTTCTCCTTCCTTCTGAATCAACCTCATTCACGACTTGAATCTGTTCGATGTCCTCTTCAAAGAGAAGTATTTTTGTTAAACCCATCTTTGACCAACCGTCTCCATCCCACTCTGCAGGGTAACCTAGAGCGATTTGCCGTTCATTCCCCGACTCACTCCACTCAGCGATGTATCCCTGGAACCACGACTCAGTGGTCAACACTCGAACGATGTTCGCCGTTTTTAGCGATCCCACCCAGGGCTGGTGTGGATGACTATTCACGTCAAACCGTCGTTGAAGTCTTTCGCGAGCGGCATACGCGAAATCGCCACTGACGGCCACGGCACCGACGACTCCGACTGCTACAGAGAGAAGTGCGAGTATGAGAACTCGCTCTGGCCTGAATCCTCCTTCGAAAAACAATCTAACCGCTGCTGTTGGGTCAGTGATCTCCCCACCGAACAGCGTGTAGCCCCAGAAGAATAGCGGATCGATAATGAACGCCGCTGCGATACTCGCGCCGAGTAGTCGTCCGTCCGAGAGTGATTCTTCGAGGCCTCCGATGATAATAGCGGTGTAGACTGCAATGAAGCCGGGTGCAACGACGATTAGCGATAGAAGGACGTTCTCTGGAGAGAGCGCTGGCATCCGATCGGTTCTCTACTCGTCTTCGGAATTCGACTCGTCGTCTGTTCGCATCTGCATCGGGACGTGTTCGGGGGCCATTGTGACGTGCTCCGCGTCCTCGGGGACCTCTCGCTCACCTCCGAGGGCTTCGTCGAGGTCGCGAGAGCGGGACTTGGAAAACTCGCCGTCTGTCGTCCGTTTTTTAGAATTACCTCGGATTGTTCGATTGTCGACTTCCTGCTCCTGCTCGTCATCACTCATATAGGGATGTTTTGTCGGTAGTTAGATATAACTGTTTCGCAGGATATTATTGGCTGCGCTCCTGCTGTTGCTTAGTGGCTGGAGATCAGTTCATCGCGCGGGTTCACCGTGACAGCGAAGACCCATTACTACTTGGGTAATTAACAAGGTCATTCTGGAAACGTTCTCGGAAACAGTCAAT carries:
- a CDS encoding hypothetical protein (KEGG: hla:Hlac_3084 hypothetical protein), which produces MTRAEKDEEREERIEMRIIVDTYSPEEQAWGWCEYLDDTMDFPFEARCVTEQEESPLEEGETVRVVGMSPTDPTLSQMFVTIEWMDRTLGVPLEQLEPIEASSKTDQAIADWQYWLDR
- a CDS encoding protein of unknown function DUF790 (PFAM: Protein of unknown function DUF790, endonuclease-like~KEGG: hla:Hlac_3082 protein of unknown function DUF790), coding for MPVLTADLARSRTTDETITPLFIDPDEERYQQTARELIQLFEAHLGEPKGDLEDAIDELTIADTDYKIVQGLAKLLKDECEFEVVASVEPREIRRRLFEKANERYPIVRQPTLGEDTQKLEVYSAVADDLGVSLEECYRGMYADLEDNKRLVRIGTRTADQYASDDDTSTSTTNLTGSSDAEYEHTGLTVDWLVTRYNLALAQAVLYDATEMRIRVWDHFGTVFSYVKLFGLMHRIYPIDSDGERVANTDQAAGYEAVLDGPASLFSKSQKYGIRMANFLPALPLCDRWEMVGEILVDETTGETRQFALDPTEDLDSHYSAGDQFDSDVERTLADKWERANTDWKLVREDDVFDLGAEVMIPDFAIEHPDGRRAILEIVGFWTPEYLDAKLEKIRKVEADNFVLAVSEQLDCASEEFGSAADRVLWFKTGIHVYDVVDLVEQYATGMSQSEEQA
- a CDS encoding type III restriction protein res subunit (KEGG: hla:Hlac_3083 type III restriction protein res subunit~PFAM: Restriction endonuclease, type I, R subunit/Type III, Res subunit; DNA/RNA helicase, C-terminal~SMART: DEAD-like helicase, N-terminal; DNA/RNA helicase, C-terminal), which translates into the protein MQVEFDDGTLLLRNAPDDVPYGEWDDRVDEYRTRAYRYRALLEWAGKWTDGNEQATLQEGFAHTLEDTARAYPDLDLTQALHIEPRDYQQAALDAWIDHDRRGSVVLPTGSGKTFLGLQAIADAGVSTLVVTPTIDLMNQWHATLTNAFGDQLTEPVGVLGGGSHDVTAITVTTYDSAYRYVNEYGDQFGLLVVDEEHHLPAPTYRQIPEMIIAPYRLGLTATYERPDGKHELLEDLLGPVVYRKDVDELAGEYLSEYETIHMSVDLTADEREEYDEEYQIYRDYVDSHEFDLWKEDGYAEFLKRTSYDPQGRRALIAKQRAERIARTAEKKLDTLDNLLKRHHDDRTIIFTANNDFAYDISREFIVPCITHQTKTDERTEILDRFRSGEYSMLVTSQVLDEGIDVPAANVGIILSGSASKRQYAQRLGRILRPTDDRQPARLYEIITEDTMETYVSQRRREGVGASADG
- a CDS encoding transposase IS4 family protein (PFAM: Transposase, IS4-like~KEGG: hla:Hlac_3569 transposase IS4 family protein), translated to MRRLTTLFPSEFLEEHAEELGVVERDRKLQIPAFIWAFVFGFAAGESRTLAGFRRSYNSTADESISPGGFYQRLTPTLAEYLRDLVEHGLDEVAVPDAVDADINRFRDVIIADGTVLRLHEFLSEKYEARHEEQAGAKLHLLHNATDQTIERIDVTDEKTHDSTLFKTGSWLENRLVLFDLAYFKYRRFARIDENGGYFVSRLKQNANPVITAELREWRGRAIPLEGKQLREVLDDLSRTYIDVEVEVEFKRGPYNGTRSLDTKRFRVVGVRNEDADDYHLYVTNLSREEFFPADLAQIYRCRWEVELLFRELKTQYDLDEFDTSNEDVVKILLYAALLSLLVSRELLELVTEQAGDEIVFPPERWAATFRSHAQLILHELGEYLGYSPPPLLERLIEDAQKIHQQRPILQETLATATQPRCES
- a CDS encoding hypothetical protein (manually curated~KEGG: hla:Hlac_3081 hypothetical protein): MKNSGSSKDFNCYRFIGNYQKHEMLDHTAAQVLLAIESGDSIRCVAQHLHTPYETVRQAVNRLEDAGYVTYDEGLSVVDEHVRDAARELVAASAGVSPPSIEEAYVIPQFGEWPFAFTRVDAVYVWTQGGYQVSRDPDDYPIFIAVREQDIDAWETFFAPFGLPTAFERQPSDEIDGRLQIVLEPRPSLDIEHVEGYPVIPRDETIEYMRENYAQFQSGLAMLDRMYEDLDLGVTYRETERAQT
- a CDS encoding hypothetical protein (KEGG: hla:Hlac_3079 hypothetical protein), whose amino-acid sequence is MPALSPENVLLSLIVVAPGFIAVYTAIIIGGLEESLSDGRLLGASIAAAFIIDPLFFWGYTLFGGEITDPTAAVRLFFEGGFRPERVLILALLSVAVGVVGAVAVSGDFAYAARERLQRRFDVNSHPHQPWVGSLKTANIVRVLTTESWFQGYIAEWSESGNERQIALGYPAEWDGDGWSKMGLTKILLFEEDIEQIQVVNEVDSEGRRTHPAGDSEDNEADDDPDSE
- a CDS encoding hypothetical protein (KEGG: hla:Hlac_3078 hypothetical protein), giving the protein MSDDEQEQEVDNRTIRGNSKKRTTDGEFSKSRSRDLDEALGGEREVPEDAEHVTMAPEHVPMQMRTDDESNSEDE
- a CDS encoding transposase IS4 family protein (PFAM: Transposase, IS4-like~KEGG: hla:Hlac_3087 transposase IS4 family protein) — its product is MKSLPKSQILRFTEKAIHLARRAVSRYSSKFSKHRYTLPQHVVLLCLKVRKNTTYRGLLDELIEMPRIRRVLGLAELPTASTLCKSFSRLDMAVWRVILTLSATLLPTSGVVGVDASGFDRSHASKHYTKRAELTIQQLKVTLLVDAKVNAILDLHVTTTRKHDSQIAPSLIKRNPDDIDVLLGDKGYDDQKIRRLARQHEVRPLIKHREFTSLHKAWNVRLDTDLYGQRSQSETVNSTLKRKYGAFVRSRRWWKQFRELTIACLIHNVDRSL
- a CDS encoding hypothetical protein (KEGG: hla:Hlac_3106 hypothetical protein), yielding MPIYNLYKEREGTARRGEDYKEVVIEYMEGLNYMVELDSAFHSTLDDIQFVNKATGDKVVAEAKAYSTGLSPNDFRDELARYFLEYIKQPQPHRFDFYIFTETLSNDQLWKALFDRDVTDNQKLVDFYEKLKDSVNDIRL
- a CDS encoding hypothetical protein (KEGG: hla:Hlac_3085 hypothetical protein), whose protein sequence is MPDCPYCERSFADESEIRKHLYEDHESDELGRIDTKRVEQYIDDHDLEESDDATRAQQDTEETVGMTPATDRQSDERWELHDVQALSTEEIRDKLAEHGIDTTEASFRDRAAEVDSAMALADQWEDDHDVDASGYDQDFIWMAAEVFWSRWASDLPYRERIYDLVQEGRELREQGNDAEACQQWLTAWETIIAVTPEDITTIEAADDHLPNVLSLEPFLRSVDNDLAALAADDPTYHERRLEFCRGVCTQFPDAPDELLLDFRHFIADLLTELGRLDESRNEFETLIRDYPEDSWAYKKLADSYWREGADEPTAEDLERAVKLYEQALNAEGSLEQPSTVSERIDELERRLANMDTSEMQEE